Genomic window (Paenibacillus sp. PK3_47):
TGCTGATCGACGGCTGGGACAAGAACATGTCTATTTACTGCACAGAGGATTGGCCTTATTTCGCACGGCGCAGAAAGCTGACTGCGGAACGCTACCAGCAGAACGAAGCCCTGAATCTGATGGCCGCCACCATCCGTGAACAGCTGATTGTGCGCGGGCCGCTCTCCTCTATCGATCTGGAAGGCAAAGAGAAGATCAACTGGGCCTGGGCTCCTGCCAGATTAACCAGGGCAGCCATGGAGAGCATGTACTTCCGGGGAGAAATTACTGTACATCACCGTGTGCATACCCGCCGCTATTATCATTTAACGGAGAAGCTGCTGCCGGAGAAGCTGCTGGCATCTGAAGATCCCAATGTGACAGAAGAGCAACACCACGACTGGTATGTGCTCCGGCGGATTGGCAGCATCGGGCTGCAGTGGAACAAATCCGGGGACGGCTGGCTTGGCATACACGGTCTGAAGAGCAAGGAGCGTACAGCTGCAGTGCAGCGCCTGCTGCTGAATGACAGCATCCGCGAGGTACGGGTTGAAGGCGTGAAGCTTCCGCTGTACATGAGGACAACGGATGCCCCGGTACTGGAAGGTGTTTTATCCGAAGGGGTTGCTGGTGAAGCTGTACCGGGCAGTTATGCCGCCGCCCTGGCTCCGCTCGATAATCTGCTGTGGGACAGGGAGCTGATTCTTCAGCTGTTCAACTTCCAGTACCGCTGGGAAGTGTACAAGCCCGCTGCTCAGCGGGAATACGGGTATTATGTGCTTCCGCTGCTGTATGCTGACCGCTTTGTGGCCCGGTTTGAGCCGGTGATGAACCGGAAAACCGGAATCCTGACGATTTCCCGCTGGTGGTGGGAACCGGGAGAAGCGCT
Coding sequences:
- a CDS encoding winged helix DNA-binding domain-containing protein, which translates into the protein MVTYQISKQQARLFLLRHQRLVNGGLAAGKQSIYEFVRHAGCIQYDPLNIAGHNHELVLQARVPGFVPELASELLYKDRLLIDGWDKNMSIYCTEDWPYFARRRKLTAERYQQNEALNLMAATIREQLIVRGPLSSIDLEGKEKINWAWAPARLTRAAMESMYFRGEITVHHRVHTRRYYHLTEKLLPEKLLASEDPNVTEEQHHDWYVLRRIGSIGLQWNKSGDGWLGIHGLKSKERTAAVQRLLLNDSIREVRVEGVKLPLYMRTTDAPVLEGVLSEGVAGEAVPGSYAAALAPLDNLLWDRELILQLFNFQYRWEVYKPAAQREYGYYVLPLLYADRFVARFEPVMNRKTGILTISRWWWEPGEALDADMIPPLSRALSNLARCTGASAVHFAPEVIKTCGLLELAQANS